In one Candidatus Paceibacterota bacterium genomic region, the following are encoded:
- the tsaE gene encoding tRNA (adenosine(37)-N6)-threonylcarbamoyltransferase complex ATPase subunit type 1 TsaE has translation MRIISKSLAETEKFAQDFLNKIKPKENDATVVGLHGDLGSGKTAFVKLIAKNLGITENITSPTFVIMKNYPLILQNFPTSKLPNFKTLTHIDAYRLDRGSDLAKLGFADLLNNQENLILLEWPEKVADVLPKDYVRIDFKFIDENTREISTDFWL, from the coding sequence ATGAGAATTATAAGCAAAAGTTTGGCCGAAACCGAAAAATTCGCCCAAGATTTTTTAAATAAAATTAAACCAAAAGAAAACGACGCGACGGTCGTCGGTCTACATGGTGATTTAGGATCTGGAAAAACCGCTTTTGTTAAACTGATTGCGAAAAATTTAGGCATTACTGAAAACATCACCAGCCCCACTTTTGTCATTATGAAAAACTACCCACTTATTCTTCAAAACTTCCCAACTTCAAAACTTCCCAACTTCAAAACTCTCACACATATTGACGCCTACCGTCTCGACCGTGGCAGTGATCTTGCCAAGCTTGGTTTTGCTGATTTACTAAATAATCAAGAAAATCTGATTCTGCTTGAGTGGCCGGAAAAAGTGGCCGATGTTCTACCGAAAGACTATGTAAGGATTGATTTTAAATTTATTGACGAAAACACCAGAGAAATTTCTACTGATTTTTGGCTTTAA
- a CDS encoding DNA polymerase: MNPKSTPKRLVLLDAHAILHRAYHALPEFSSSKGEPTGALYGLSAMLIKIIADLKPDYLIAAYDLPKPTYRHEAFKDYKAGRAKADPELVSQMRRSRDVFTAFNIPIYDKEGFEADDIIGTIVEKLTAKSQKLKADVDIVIASGDMDTLQLVSDDKVRVYTLKKGIKDTIIYNEKGVIERFGFGPELLPDYKGLRGDPSDNIPGIKGIGEKTATILITNFGSVEQIYKQIKKDEKPLLKAGITPRIVELLKTNEEEAQFSKMLGTIRRDAPIDFRLPEQTWKESLDVTKTEELFSELEFRALGTRFKETLNKEAPNSKTQVPNKSQIIKSENSETTHYSLPTTHLPSDFFETSLALWVVNSNLTNPTMEDVLNFGRTDDYEKAKKLIFETLRQRKSERVYEEIEKPLIPVVKAMDERGVKIDTELLKKLSVEYHKKLDGLEKEIHQLAGEEFNVASPKQLGEILFVKMGLAGKRQKKTATGAFSTKESELEKLRESHPIISLILEYREFAKLLSTYIDTIPTLVDKNNRLHTHFLQAGAATGRMASENPGLQNIPNKTELGRAIRQAFVAEKGFKLLALDYSQIELRIAAFLSGDKKLIEIFKNGEDVHTAVAAEVFGVPGDKVHKDMRRKAKVINFGVMYGMGVNALRTNLGAGTTREEAQKFYNDYFEKFSGLAKYLDKVKAETARQGYTETFFGRRRYFEGINSKLPFIRAAAERMAINAPIQGTEADIVKLAMIKICEYIKSEKLEEQVFPILQVHDELVYEVREDLISKIAPAIKKIMESVIPPEKVAGIVCVAEASEGERWGEMKKVEGI; this comes from the coding sequence GTGAATCCTAAATCTACCCCAAAAAGACTGGTTTTACTCGACGCTCACGCGATACTGCACCGCGCTTACCATGCCTTGCCGGAATTTTCTTCAAGCAAAGGGGAACCGACCGGGGCACTTTACGGGCTTTCAGCGATGCTCATCAAGATTATTGCTGATTTGAAGCCCGACTATTTGATTGCCGCTTACGATTTACCCAAGCCGACCTATCGCCACGAAGCTTTCAAAGACTACAAAGCCGGCCGAGCCAAGGCCGACCCGGAACTGGTGTCGCAAATGAGGCGCTCGCGTGACGTTTTCACCGCTTTTAATATTCCAATTTATGACAAGGAAGGTTTTGAAGCGGATGACATAATCGGCACAATTGTCGAAAAGCTAACAGCTAAAAGCCAAAAGCTAAAAGCTGATGTAGACATAGTGATTGCCTCGGGCGACATGGACACCTTGCAGTTGGTTTCGGACGACAAGGTTCGAGTTTATACTCTGAAAAAAGGTATTAAAGACACGATTATCTATAACGAAAAAGGTGTTATTGAACGGTTTGGTTTTGGGCCGGAACTTTTGCCGGATTACAAAGGTTTGCGCGGGGACCCGTCGGATAATATTCCGGGGATAAAAGGAATTGGTGAGAAGACCGCCACGATTTTGATTACCAATTTCGGTTCGGTTGAACAGATTTATAAACAAATTAAAAAAGACGAAAAGCCATTACTTAAGGCAGGGATTACGCCCCGAATTGTTGAGCTTCTGAAAACCAACGAAGAAGAGGCGCAATTTTCCAAAATGCTTGGCACAATTCGTAGAGACGCGCCGATTGACTTCAGATTGCCGGAGCAGACCTGGAAGGAAAGTTTGGACGTTACAAAAACCGAGGAATTGTTCAGCGAACTGGAATTTCGAGCGCTCGGGACACGCTTTAAGGAAACTTTAAATAAAGAAGCGCCAAATTCAAAAACCCAGGTTCCAAATAAATCTCAAATCATAAAGTCAGAAAATTCAGAAACTACACACTACTCACTACCCACTACTCACTTACCATCCGACTTCTTCGAAACCTCGCTTGCCCTCTGGGTCGTCAATTCTAACCTGACCAATCCGACCATGGAGGATGTTTTGAATTTTGGCCGGACGGATGATTATGAAAAAGCCAAGAAGTTGATTTTTGAAACACTCAGGCAAAGAAAAAGCGAGAGAGTGTATGAGGAAATCGAGAAACCTTTGATTCCTGTCGTAAAAGCGATGGATGAGCGGGGAGTGAAGATTGATACGGAACTTCTCAAGAAACTTTCGGTTGAATATCATAAGAAACTGGATGGCTTGGAAAAAGAAATTCACCAATTGGCCGGTGAGGAATTTAATGTGGCTTCCCCGAAACAATTGGGAGAAATTTTGTTCGTTAAGATGGGCTTGGCTGGCAAAAGGCAAAAAAAGACTGCAACTGGGGCGTTTTCTACCAAGGAAAGCGAACTTGAAAAATTGCGAGAGTCGCATCCGATTATAAGTTTGATTTTGGAGTATCGCGAATTTGCCAAATTGCTTTCCACATATATCGACACGATTCCGACTCTGGTGGACAAGAATAACCGGCTACACACGCATTTTTTGCAAGCCGGCGCCGCGACTGGGCGAATGGCCTCGGAAAATCCGGGTTTGCAAAATATTCCCAACAAAACTGAATTGGGCCGAGCTATTAGACAAGCTTTCGTTGCCGAAAAAGGTTTTAAACTTTTGGCGCTCGATTATTCGCAGATTGAACTCCGGATTGCCGCGTTTTTGTCGGGCGATAAAAAGTTGATTGAGATTTTTAAGAACGGCGAAGATGTTCATACAGCGGTGGCGGCGGAAGTTTTCGGTGTGCCGGGCGACAAAGTCCACAAAGATATGCGTCGCAAAGCCAAAGTGATTAATTTCGGCGTGATGTACGGGATGGGGGTGAATGCGCTTCGGACTAATCTGGGCGCCGGCACAACTCGTGAGGAAGCGCAGAAATTTTACAACGACTATTTTGAAAAGTTTTCAGGTTTGGCCAAATATTTAGATAAGGTGAAAGCTGAAACCGCGAGACAAGGTTACACCGAAACTTTTTTTGGCCGAAGGCGATATTTTGAAGGAATTAATTCTAAATTACCGTTTATTCGTGCCGCTGCTGAACGAATGGCGATTAACGCGCCGATTCAAGGCACCGAGGCCGACATTGTGAAGCTCGCGATGATTAAAATTTGCGAATACATCAAATCGGAAAAACTTGAGGAACAAGTTTTTCCGATTCTCCAAGTCCATGACGAATTGGTTTATGAAGTTCGCGAGGATTTAATTTCCAAAATCGCTCCAGCTATCAAAAAAATTATGGAATCAGTTATTCCACCCGAAAAAGTTGCCGGCATCGTCTGTGTCGCCGAAGCGTCCGAGGGGGAGAGGTGGGGGGAGATGAAGAAGGTAGAAGGTATATAG
- a CDS encoding GspE/PulE family protein — protein MIDFNDDKQEERIKTLLRKEAEDSAELLSGKYGIAYGNLLTAPVNSDALRLVPEAEAREAKMAVFDISGKKLKVAVLSPQFDKTLLVLKKLETAGYALTLFMVSATSLEKAWSLYATLSYASESKAGALDISAEEVASVMKDVKNLNDITSKIYELLKGTKGFKISKILEVILAGALAINASDIHIEPEEEYVRIRFRLDGVLTDVIKFDRQTYRLLLSRIKLISGLKLNVGSEAQDGRFSVGVSDADIEIRTSVLPGAYAESIVMRVLNPKSISVPLEQLGMSEKLLELVNKTISKPNGMLLTTGPTGSGKTTTLYALLRKLHDPSIKIITIEDPIEYHLPGIVQTQTDSEKGYTFLSGLRSALRQDPDVIMVGEIRDSETASVAINSALTGHLVFSTLHTNNAAGTFTRLIDLKVNPKIITSALSLAMAQRLVRKLCQACKKEAPIEPADQELFKKILSELKDPLPPIEKMFVPVGCAVCNNTGYKGRAGVYEAIITDQAIEKVVEASPSEREIKKASVAQNIPDMRQDGIMKILAGLTSLEEVKRVIDLEAEM, from the coding sequence ATGATTGATTTTAATGACGACAAACAGGAGGAACGAATCAAAACTCTTTTAAGGAAAGAGGCGGAAGATTCCGCCGAATTGCTGTCAGGTAAGTATGGCATCGCCTACGGTAATCTTTTGACCGCCCCGGTTAACAGCGACGCCCTCCGACTTGTGCCGGAGGCGGAAGCACGAGAAGCTAAAATGGCAGTCTTTGACATTTCCGGAAAAAAATTAAAGGTAGCGGTCCTCTCCCCTCAATTCGACAAAACTCTGTTGGTTTTGAAAAAACTCGAAACAGCCGGCTATGCACTAACCCTTTTCATGGTTTCAGCCACAAGCCTGGAAAAAGCCTGGTCGCTTTATGCCACTCTTTCTTACGCCAGCGAATCCAAAGCCGGCGCTCTTGATATTTCCGCCGAGGAAGTCGCTTCGGTTATGAAAGATGTTAAAAATTTAAACGACATCACTTCAAAAATCTATGAACTGTTAAAGGGCACCAAGGGTTTTAAAATTTCAAAAATTTTAGAGGTAATTTTGGCCGGAGCTTTGGCTATCAACGCTTCCGACATCCACATCGAACCGGAAGAAGAGTATGTCCGAATTCGCTTTCGTTTGGACGGTGTTCTAACCGATGTAATTAAATTTGACCGCCAAACTTACCGCTTACTGCTTTCGCGTATTAAATTAATCTCCGGCCTAAAGCTCAATGTCGGTTCAGAAGCCCAGGACGGTCGTTTTAGTGTAGGGGTGAGCGACGCCGATATCGAAATTCGAACTTCGGTTCTGCCCGGTGCCTACGCTGAATCAATCGTGATGCGCGTTTTGAATCCGAAATCAATCTCGGTGCCACTCGAACAACTCGGGATGAGTGAAAAACTTTTGGAATTGGTCAATAAAACCATTAGCAAGCCCAACGGCATGTTGCTCACCACCGGCCCAACCGGTTCCGGTAAAACCACCACGCTCTATGCCCTGCTTCGGAAACTCCACGATCCAAGCATTAAGATAATCACCATTGAAGACCCGATCGAATACCATTTACCGGGAATCGTGCAAACTCAAACCGACAGCGAAAAGGGCTACACTTTCCTTTCTGGCCTAAGGAGCGCTTTGCGACAAGATCCGGATGTCATCATGGTTGGTGAAATCCGAGACAGCGAAACCGCGAGTGTGGCCATCAACTCGGCACTCACCGGCCACTTGGTCTTCTCAACTTTGCACACCAATAATGCCGCCGGGACCTTCACCCGACTGATTGATCTTAAGGTCAACCCAAAAATTATCACTTCAGCTTTGAGTTTAGCGATGGCCCAACGTTTAGTTCGTAAACTTTGTCAGGCTTGCAAGAAGGAGGCGCCGATCGAACCGGCCGACCAAGAATTGTTCAAGAAAATCCTAAGTGAGCTTAAGGATCCGCTCCCACCAATCGAGAAAATGTTTGTGCCGGTCGGCTGTGCTGTCTGCAACAATACCGGCTACAAGGGCCGCGCCGGAGTTTATGAGGCCATCATTACCGATCAGGCGATCGAAAAAGTGGTCGAAGCCAGCCCAAGCGAGCGAGAGATTAAAAAAGCTTCGGTGGCGCAAAATATTCCCGACATGCGACAAGACGGAATTATGAAAATTTTGGCCGGATTGACTTCACTTGAGGAGGTCAAACGAGTGATTGATTTGGAAGCAGAAATGTAA
- a CDS encoding phosphotransferase, with the protein MNQTELNQIAEIYGLGRIQSAVKNEKGLVNDTYYLKTDRGHFMAQKLNPIFTEAVVEDHDVVARHLLLNDFLAPKIVEVRDNVLSARISGALWKVCYYIPHDEDVKVSDKTVVEAAAALGRFHGIMGCCPLQPKFKIPNFHETRKIIEKLSRVFLSEEYAEKAMWVTEIYHDIVGSITKHYLPTDLSPTLIHGDPKFDNFLFRDGEVVGMFDLDTVMLGHELLDLGDAFRSWCRESKTEFNLNRFNLALKAYRSKHNLWWRGGKLIGDDLVKDAVALITLELAARYLIDYFEETYFDWKKYKYRSRAEQNLSRTKRYLAYYHNMQKAFGME; encoded by the coding sequence ATGAATCAAACCGAACTCAATCAAATTGCGGAAATTTATGGCCTAGGCCGAATTCAGTCGGCTGTGAAAAATGAAAAAGGCCTGGTGAATGATACCTACTATCTCAAGACGGACCGGGGTCATTTTATGGCGCAAAAGTTAAATCCGATTTTCACCGAAGCAGTGGTCGAGGATCACGATGTCGTGGCTAGGCACCTTCTACTCAACGACTTTCTGGCCCCCAAGATTGTGGAAGTCAGAGACAATGTGCTGTCGGCTAGAATCAGCGGCGCCCTTTGGAAAGTGTGCTACTACATCCCACATGATGAAGATGTAAAGGTGAGTGACAAGACTGTGGTTGAGGCGGCCGCCGCACTCGGTAGATTCCACGGGATAATGGGCTGTTGCCCGCTTCAGCCGAAGTTTAAAATCCCAAATTTCCACGAGACTCGGAAGATAATCGAGAAGCTCTCCCGCGTTTTCTTAAGTGAGGAGTATGCCGAGAAGGCGATGTGGGTGACGGAAATTTATCACGATATTGTTGGCTCAATCACGAAGCATTATTTGCCGACCGATTTGTCTCCGACTCTAATTCACGGCGATCCAAAGTTCGACAATTTTCTTTTTCGTGATGGGGAAGTAGTTGGGATGTTTGATCTTGATACCGTGATGCTTGGTCACGAGCTTCTGGATCTGGGCGATGCCTTTCGCAGTTGGTGTCGTGAAAGCAAAACCGAGTTTAACCTGAATCGGTTTAACTTAGCTCTTAAAGCTTATCGATCGAAACATAACTTGTGGTGGCGAGGAGGAAAGCTTATCGGGGATGATCTGGTTAAAGATGCGGTGGCACTGATTACCCTTGAACTGGCGGCCCGCTACCTCATCGACTACTTCGAAGAAACCTACTTCGATTGGAAAAAATATAAGTATCGCTCGCGAGCCGAGCAAAATCTCAGT